From Chloroflexota bacterium, the proteins below share one genomic window:
- a CDS encoding ABC transporter permease, giving the protein MVAYIMRRIMIMVPTLFLISIISFVLIQLPPGDYLTSYVAQLRTMGDNIQQEAIDAMRDRYGLGEPIYVQYLKWVEGIVLRGDWGQSMEWQKPVGDLIWERLGLTVLLAVFSLLVSWLIAIPVGVYSATHQYSIPDYAMSVISFVGVGVPAFLWALIVMYFAQTQLGLNVGGLYSQQYLEAPWSWDKVVDLLKHIWIPGLIVAIENTAGEIRTTRANLLDELNKPYVELARAKGLTEGRLVWKYPVRVAMNPFFSTVGWSLANRISSITLMSVVLSLQTTGPMQLRALLSQDMYLAGSFLVLLSALTVVGTLISDILLAWVDPRIRVEG; this is encoded by the coding sequence ATGGTAGCTTATATAATGCGGCGAATTATGATCATGGTTCCCACTTTGTTCCTGATCTCTATCATCTCTTTTGTTCTGATCCAACTACCGCCGGGCGATTACCTGACCTCGTATGTCGCGCAGTTACGCACCATGGGCGATAACATTCAACAAGAGGCGATTGATGCGATGCGGGATCGCTATGGCTTGGGCGAGCCGATCTATGTGCAGTACTTGAAGTGGGTCGAAGGCATTGTGCTGCGCGGCGACTGGGGACAATCCATGGAATGGCAAAAGCCGGTCGGCGATCTGATCTGGGAGCGGTTGGGTTTGACCGTACTGCTCGCGGTCTTTTCGCTATTGGTCAGTTGGTTGATCGCGATCCCGGTCGGCGTCTATTCTGCCACGCACCAGTATTCAATACCCGATTATGCCATGTCGGTGATCAGTTTTGTCGGTGTAGGCGTGCCCGCTTTTCTCTGGGCACTGATTGTCATGTATTTCGCACAGACTCAACTTGGCTTGAACGTCGGCGGGCTATACTCGCAGCAGTACTTGGAAGCGCCGTGGTCGTGGGATAAAGTTGTGGATTTGCTCAAGCACATCTGGATTCCGGGCTTGATCGTCGCGATTGAAAATACGGCGGGTGAAATCCGAACGACACGCGCTAATCTGCTCGATGAACTGAACAAACCCTACGTGGAATTGGCGCGTGCGAAAGGGTTGACGGAGGGACGCTTGGTCTGGAAATATCCGGTGCGCGTCGCGATGAATCCATTTTTTAGCACGGTCGGTTGGTCGCTGGCGAACCGAATTTCATCCATCACGTTGATGTCGGTGGTGCTCAGTCTGCAAACGACGGGACCGATGCAGTTGCGCGCGTTGCTGTCACAGGATATGTACTTGGCGGGCAGTTTCTTGGTATTGTTGAGCGCATTGACGGTCGTCGGCACGCTCATCTCAGACATCTTGTTGGCGTGGGTGGACCCGCGTATCCGGGTGGAGGGGTAA